The nucleotide sequence AATGTTTTAACGTAAACAATGCCATTTTTAGTGACGAAATTCATTGGGATACGCAATTCATCCTGTCCATCAGCCAATACATAGCTATCCTGTGCTGCGGTATACAGCGGGCGCTCACTATTCATCGGGTTATCTGGACCATCTTTCCCCGTCAATCCGCTTTGCGCTTGATAAGTGAAAGCGGGTGTTGTTTCCAACAACTTGAAGGGCTGGTTTGAACCCAAGGTATCAGGATAGGCTAACAGGTCAGCCTCTTCGATATCACCGCCACGAGTATTGATGGTCAAAGAGAGCACATCAGTTTTAACCGTGATAAGTTTACCTTTTCCACTGCCTGGTACAGCTTGATTCTCACTGCTCGGCATATCCGTTTGTTGCGTGGCCTGTACTGTCGTTGGCTGCGGATTTTTATCTGCTTCCCATGCTTGCCAGACCAAGAAAGAAACGAACAGCAAAGCGATGAGAAGAAGATTACGTTGCGAATCCATCGTTAGTGTTCTCTGTTATCGTTGTTTTTTACGGGTGGGACAGGATCATCACCACCTTCATGTAAAGGGTGGCATTTTAAAACGCGTTTCACCGTTAACCAACAGCCTTTTATCACCCCAAACCTGCGTAATGCCTCAATGCCATATTGAGAGCATGTAGGATTAAAGCGACAACGAGGCCCCAACAGCGGGCTTATTACCAACTGATATCCCCGGATTAATGCGATCAGGAAGCGCGAGCCAAACGACAGTGACGACGCCATAATTTACCCAACGCCTCCGTTAACGCACGGTTATCAAGCTCAGCAACGCCTTTCCTAACCAATACCACAA is from Photorhabdus laumondii subsp. laumondii and encodes:
- the yidD gene encoding membrane protein insertion efficiency factor YidD, with product MASSLSFGSRFLIALIRGYQLVISPLLGPRCRFNPTCSQYGIEALRRFGVIKGCWLTVKRVLKCHPLHEGGDDPVPPVKNNDNREH